Genomic segment of Candidatus Abyssobacteria bacterium SURF_5:
ATCAAAATATACGCAAGCAGAAAGTATTTGTGGATTTCTTCGGAATGAAAGCGGCAACTACGCCGGGGCCGGCGCTCCTTGCCCTGAAGACGGGAGCGGCATTGATTCCCCTTTTCATGATGAGAAACGGGCTTGGCCAATATGAGATGATAGCTGAAGGGCCTCTTGATGTTGTTTCAACCGGCGACATGGAGGCCGATGCCGTTAGAATCACCCAGACATACACATCGATCCTGGAAAAGTACGTCAGCCGGTACCCGTCGCAGTGGTTCTGGTTGCACAGGCGGTGGCGAACACGCCCCCCCGGTGAACCTGCATTATATTAGGAGTACGCGGAGTTATGGCGTCAAAGAAAAAATTCGAGCCAGCCGATCTGAGCGCGGTCACCACGCATAGTATCACGGACTGCCGAAGGAAGGTGTCCCTTCAGCAATTTGCCTCATTGCCGGGCCCGGATACCGCCGCGGGCGAGTTCCTGGCGTCGCTGCCCGACGTGCTTGCCGCAGCCAGTTTGCGGAAGTTGATTCAGGCAATCGTGGCCGCCAGAAAAAATGAAAGGCCGGTCGTGGCTGCCCTTGGCGGGCACGTGGTCAAATGCGGCCTTGGGCCGGTCCTGATCGACCTCATGAAGCAGGGCTTCATCACCGCGGTCGCAATGCACGGAGCGACGGCGATCCATGATTTCGAGATCTCCCTGATCGGGCAGACATCGGAGGACGTCCCGTCCGTCCTGAAGGACGGCTCCTTTGGAATGGCCAGGGAAACACCGCAGGCATTCGCGCGCGCGGCGGAACTGGCCGGGCATGGCAAAAGCGGGCTGGGCAGTAATATCGGCAAAGATATATTGGAACGGAAGAATCCTTACGCTCGCTACAGCGTTCTGGCGGCTGCCGCCGATCTCGATTTGCCGGCCGCTGTTCTGCTGGCGCTGGGGACGGATATCATCTGCATGCATCCGGATTTCTCTGCCGAGAAACTGGCGGCGGCGAGCCATCTGGATTTTCGCATCCTCGTTTCTATTGTGGCCGATCTCGAAGGCGGCGTCTGGATGAACATCGGATCAGCTGTAGTGCTGCCGGAGGTTTTCCTGAAAGCACTCAGTGTCGCCAGAAACCTCGGGAGCCCCATTCAGAATTTCACGACGGCGAATCTCGATATGCAACAGCATTACCGCCCGAACACGAACGTGGTCGGCCGTCCGACGGAAACCGGCTACTCGATTACGGGCCATCACGAAATCATGCTCCCGCTGCTCCGCATGGGAATCCTGTGGCTGGCCGGAGGAAAAGAACTATGATAGCGGCTTGCCTGGCAAGGCTGCAATCGATTGACTCGCCGATCATCATGGTTATCGGCGATCTGATGCTTGATATATACGTGTGGGGAAAGGTGGAGCGGGTCTCGCCGGAGGCGCCCGTCCAGGTATTGAAAGTGGAGGCTGAAGAATCGCGACCCGGCGGAGCCGCGAATGTCGCCGGCAATCTGGCCGCCATGGGCGCAAAGGTTATGTGCTGCGGCGTGATCGGCGACGATGCCGAAGGGCGCGCGCTCAGCCGCCTGCTTGCCGCCAGAACGATTGACACCTCTCTAATCGTGCGCGACAAGGGGCGGCCGACGATTGTGAAGACGCGGATGGTCGCTCACAGCCAGCAGTTGCTTCGCGTCGACAAGGAACAGGTTCTTGACTTGAGCGAACCGCTCCGCAAAAAGATGATGGCGTCGATCGAGGAGCGGCTGCCCCTGTGCGATGCTGTTCTACTCTCGGATTACGGAAAAGGGACGATTCCGGACGAACTGGTCGTCGAGCTTATCTCCGCGTGCAGGCGACATGGAAAGATGGTCCTCGTGGACCCGGCAATGAAGAGGGATGTCAGGATGTATTCCGGCTGTACGGTGCTCAAGCCGAACCGGATCGAGGCGGCCGCAGCCTCGGGCATTGATATTCGCGATCAAACGTCGCTCGAGAAGGCGGCTCAGAAGATATTGAAATTGTCGAAGGCCGAGAGCCTGCTCATAACCCAAGGCGGGCGGGGGATCACTATCTTTCGGAAGAACAGGATTCCCGTGCACGTACCAGCTCTCGAGCGACCGGTTTTCGATGTGACGGGTGCGGGCGACACGGTTCTCAGCGTCCTCGGTTATGTGTTGGCCGGCGGTGGCACAATCGAGGAGGCCGCCGAAATCGCAAACATTGCGGGTGGAATCGTCGTTGGAAAAGTCGGCGCCGCCCCTGTCTTGAAGGATGAGATTGAGCATGAACTTCTTGCCGGCGAGCAGGTGACTCAGAAAGTGAAAACGCTGAGTCAGATCGGCGCGATCTGCGAAGAGCATCGCCGGCGCAACCAGAAGATCGCCTTCACCAACGGCTGCTTCGATCTGCTTCACGTCGGCCACATCAGACTGCTCGAGTTTGCCAAGAGCAACGGCGAAATCCTCATTGTCGGCCTGAATTCGGACGATTCGGTGAGGAGACTCAAAGGGCCGAGCAGACCGGTCCTGAACCAGAGCGAGCGGGCAACGATTCTTTCGGCAATCGAACAGGTGGATTATATTGTCATTTTCGACGAGCTCACTCCGCTCAAGCTGCTCAAAACGGTCAGGCCGGACACGCTGATCAAGGGAGCGGATTATACCAAAGAAGCCGTGGTTGGCGGGCCATATGTGGAATCATATGGAGGCTCTGTCCTGTTGGCGCCGCTGATTGAGGGCGTCTCGAGTACGAGCATCATGTCGCGCATCAACAGAAACAAATGAATTCCCTGATCCGGCAGTCCAGGAGATAGAACCATCGACACCACTTCCACCAGAGCTGTGTTTCTCGATCGGGACGGAACAATTATCGAAGAGCGCGGATATCTGAATCATCCCGATGCTCTCGAACTGATCGAAGGCGCGGCGGAGGCCGTTGCCTTGTTGAATAGGTCCGGCCTCAAAACCATTGTCGTCTCGAATCAGTCCGGCGTTGCACGGGGATATTTTCCGGAAAGCCTGGTGGCGCGCGTCCACGGGAAAATGGTGGCGCTGTTTAACGAGAAGGGGGCGCGGCTCGATGCGATTTATTATTGCCCGCACCATCCATGCGCGGGGGAGCCGCCATACCGAAAGGACTGCGAGTGCCGGAAGCCGGGCATCGGCATGATCGATCGGGCGGCGCGGGAATATTCCATCGACGTCTCTCGCTCATATCTTGTCGGCGACAAGATGAGCGACGTGCAGACGGCAGTTAACGCCGGCTGCAAGGCGATTCTCGTTATGACCGGCTATGGGAAGGGCGAGTGGGAATTCAATCGGGAAAGGTTGAAGAGGGCTCCGGATTATCTTGCAGCCGATGTGATCGAGGCCGCGCGGTGGATTATCAAAGATGCGGCGGTTGACGGAAATTAAAGGATGGCTCGAGCTGCGATTGCGCCTCGACCAGGGATTTCCGAACGGACATTGGAAATAAAGAAGATGGCGATTTACGATAGACACATTCTGGTTCGGCTGCCTAATTGGGTGGGCGACGTTGTCATGGCGACACCAACATTGCGCTGCCTCCGCCTCAACTTTCCGAAGGCGCGCATAGACGTAACGCTGCTCCCCTACGTTCGCGACGTCATTAAGGGCGCCCCCTGGATCGATGAGATCATCGAGATTCCCCGCCGGCGCGACGGGGCAACGGTCGGCGCGATGCGCGAGTACGTCAACCGCTTGCGGCGCAACCAGTACGACCTCGCTCTCGTGCTTCCCAATTCTGTCAGTTCGGCCGTGCTCGCATATCTTTCGGGTGCGAAACAGCGCATCGGGTACGACCGACAGGGGCGGGGGTTTTTACTGACCGATCCGGTTCCGCCTCCACGCGTAAAAGGCAAATTCGTCCCGCAGCCGATGGTGGATTATTACCTGAAATTGTGCGAGGCGACGGGCGCGGTCGTCGGTTCGACCACAACTGAAATGTTCGTCGACGCGGAATCGGAGCGCCGCGTCGAGGAGCTTTTCTCCACCTATCGGATCGGGCAAAAAGGCGGAATAGTTGCCCTTGCGCCGGGCGCAGCGTTCGGCTCCTCAAAGTTGTGGGATCCGAAAAAATTTGGCCGGTTAGCCGATCTGCTGGCCGAGCGGAAGAACTGCGACGTGCTGATTGTCGGCGGGCCGAATGAAAGGCCGATTGCCCGCGAGATCGTTGCCGCATCCAGAATCAAGCCGGTAAACCTCGTCGAAGAGAACCTGAACCTGAACCTGCTGAAGTCGATTGTGAAACGATGCGATCTCTTTGTGACCGTCGACTCGGGCCCGCGTCATTTCGCCGTCGCGTTTGATAAGCCCGTTGTTGTTCTGGTGGGAGCGATCGATCCCGCCTATACGAACTGCAATCTTCAGAAAACCCTTATCGTCAAAGCGGAAAATGTCGATTGCGCACCCTGCCAGAAGAAACGGTGTCCGACCGACCACCGCTGCATGACGGAAATCAGTTCGGAAATGGTTTTCGACGCCGCAAGCCGTCTGCTCGAATCATATCCTCGAACAGCAACCACGTAGCGTCTGGAATAAACATCTTACCTCTCACCTGCCGGCGGGCCGGCGGTCTCTTCAAGCATTTCGAGCAGTTTGGCCGCCGCGTCGTCAGCGGGATTATGCTGGACGTATGTCGCCAGATGCTTCCGCGCAAGATGTTGTTTGAGCGGGTCGCGCGCATAAAGACGGGCGAGCGCGAGGTGGGCGGCCGGCACGTCGCCGGCCTCGATGCTATCCAGGAGCGATTGTTCGGCGGCTTCCTGATTGCCTTTTTCGAGATACGCTATGCCGAGGTGATAGGAGACATCGGGAGCGTGAGTGAAGGCCTGATTTTTCCGAAACCGCCACAGATCAAGCGCCCGCTGAAACTGCGCAATTGCCGCATCATGTTTTCCCTGCGCGAGGTAGATCGAGCCGAGCGTGTAATGCGCATCCTCCTGTTCAATGAAGATCGCGAGCTCCGACCTGTTTTCCTCGCGGATCGCCTGCTTCAGGATTTCGGCGGCGCCGTCGACTCTTCCCGTCTTCATTCGCAATCCCGCAGTCTTGTATGCGAGTTCCGGCGAAAAATTAATTTCGAGCGCCCGTTCATAACTCTGGAGAGCCTGCTCATCCAGGCCTTCGCGCTGATAGAAATCGCCCTTTCCGAGATGAGCCAGATATTCATCCAGATCAATCTGCGCATTCGAGTAAATCCAGGGGATGGCGCACAGGAGCGATACGGTATTGATTATGAGCAGGATTCTGCCGGCGACCCGGCGGTCGGGCAGAAAGCGGATGAGCAGATACGCGCCGAGCATCGTGATGAAAATCCATGGCGGCGCGAAAACGTCCCAATCTTTACGTGCGCCCAGAAGCGGGGCGGCGGTCAGCGTGATAGCAAGATAAACGGCGGCAGTCAAAAGAAGAATCCACGGCTCCGGTTCCTTTCGCCGTTCCGCCGTGAGCCACAAGGGGAGAGAGAGCAGGCAAAGCAACAGGCCGAAGGGAGCGACGAGCAGGATTTCATTCGCGATATCGATCAGATGAGGGAGCGAGAAGAGGGTATATCTTTCCAGAATATAGCCCTTCCGCATGAGCCCGAGGAAAAAGACGCCTTCATAATCTTTTCGAGTTTCGGGAAAGAAGATATCGCTGAACGAGAAGCCCATCGAGTGGAAGATGAGGAAATAGACGGCCGCGACAGCGACGGGAATCGCCGCCATCGCCGCAAATTCATATTTACAGAACTTCCCGCGCTGGCGGGAGCGATACACGTAAGCGAACAGAAGCGCCAGGCCTGATCCCGCCATGAGCAGGTGGAGCGATGCGCTGAACGCCAGCAGGAGAACCGGCAGCAGGATTGGAGACTTTCCCCGCGCATACAACAACGTTGCGAGACAGAAGAGAGCGAGGAATGCGGTCGCGAGGCTGTATGTCTCGACGTATCCGAAGAAAAGCTGCATGAAGCCGGCTGTGAATACGGTTGCCGAGAAGGCGATCCTTCGGGCGAGTCCGTCGAAAAGGACGTGGCCGATCTCGAGAACGGCGAAAACAAAGATTCCACCGGCAATGCAGCTTCGCAGGGCAAGTGTATCGAACGACTCGAAACCGGTTTGCGCCAGCATCCGATGCATCATGCGCCCGATCCAGTAATCGAGCACCTGATGCGAGGTGATGTGACCGGCCCAGCCGCCGACGTAGTATCTGAATGCCTCATCCGTGCGCGCGACTTTGGCCACGGTGACGCCGTCTCCGAGAAAAAGATTGCCGCTGCGAAATGCCCAGAATAAGCCGATCGACGCGAGGGCGATGAACAAATACAAGACGTGAGGGGAGAGAGGCAATTTGATTGAGGCCGCTCGCCGCTTCAGCTTCAAGAGCGTCGATACGACGGCATTGTTCAGAGGCGGCAGGCAGACGAGAGCGGCGAGCAAACAGGCGGTGAAAGAGACGGCGCGCGGGAATTCGCGGAGATGGTAGAATCCCCAACCGGCAAGCGGCGAGAAGCGGTCGCCGATGAGATGCAGTGCGATAACCAGTAAGGCGTACGCGATTGTCGCATATAAAAATCTGCGCATCGCTCCTCGTCAGAAACCGGCGCCCGAATGGATGGCGCCGCCGTCTACCACAATTGTCTCGCCGGTCACGAAGGATGAGGCATCGGAAGCGAGGTACAGCGCGGCGCCGAGGAGATCCTCCGTCTCGCCAAGGCGCGGAACGGGAATCTTCTTGACCTCTTCCTGAAAGAAATCGCTTGTCCAGACGGCCTTGCTCATGTCGGTCCTGATGAAGCCGGGCGCTATGGCGTTGACGCGAATATTATAGGCTCCAAGTTCGGCGGCCAGCACTTTCGTGAGCATGATGAGGGCGGCTTTGGTGACGGAGTATGTGCCGGTCATCGGCGCGGGCCGCAATCCCGCAACAGACGCCATATTGATGACCGCGCCGCCGTGATCGCGCATCCATTTTGAGAACACGAGCTGAGTCAGGAAGAAAACTCCATTGAGATTCACGTCGAATGTTTTATCCCACGCCGCTTTCTCGATATCCATGATTGCGCCGAAATGGGGATTGGTAGCGGCGTTATTAACGAGGATGTCGATTTTGCCGAACTGGCTCAGCGCCTGATCCGCCAGCTTCTCGATCTGATCGATTTTGCCGGTGTGCGCCGCGACGGCGAGACCGTGCCGGCCCGTCTTCTCGATTTCCTCGACACATGCCCGGCACGCATCGAGCTTTCGGCTGGCCACAACGATGTCGGCGCCCGCCCGCGCGTATTCGAGGACGATCGCCTTCCCAATACCACGGCTGCCGCCGGTGATGAGCGCGACTTTTCCTTCAAGAGAGAATCTGCTTTTCGACATCCGGTTTTCCTCCCGATTCCGCAAAGGATAGCGAAAATATGCCTCTTTGCGAGTATACAGCAAGAAGACTATGGCAGGCAAGAAGGGGGGCGAGCCCGATTCATTTCAGGGAATGAGGGAAAGTCGCGCTGGCGCGTGGGCAGCCGGCGGGGAGCGGCCTTACTTCTGAAGGCCGAGCGTATCATTGACCGCCAGCAATCTCATGCCGTTGAAGATGACGA
This window contains:
- the rfaE1 gene encoding D-glycero-beta-D-manno-heptose-7-phosphate kinase; its protein translation is MIAACLARLQSIDSPIIMVIGDLMLDIYVWGKVERVSPEAPVQVLKVEAEESRPGGAANVAGNLAAMGAKVMCCGVIGDDAEGRALSRLLAARTIDTSLIVRDKGRPTIVKTRMVAHSQQLLRVDKEQVLDLSEPLRKKMMASIEERLPLCDAVLLSDYGKGTIPDELVVELISACRRHGKMVLVDPAMKRDVRMYSGCTVLKPNRIEAAAASGIDIRDQTSLEKAAQKILKLSKAESLLITQGGRGITIFRKNRIPVHVPALERPVFDVTGAGDTVLSVLGYVLAGGGTIEEAAEIANIAGGIVVGKVGAAPVLKDEIEHELLAGEQVTQKVKTLSQIGAICEEHRRRNQKIAFTNGCFDLLHVGHIRLLEFAKSNGEILIVGLNSDDSVRRLKGPSRPVLNQSERATILSAIEQVDYIVIFDELTPLKLLKTVRPDTLIKGADYTKEAVVGGPYVESYGGSVLLAPLIEGVSSTSIMSRINRNK
- the waaF gene encoding lipopolysaccharide heptosyltransferase II → MARAAIAPRPGISERTLEIKKMAIYDRHILVRLPNWVGDVVMATPTLRCLRLNFPKARIDVTLLPYVRDVIKGAPWIDEIIEIPRRRDGATVGAMREYVNRLRRNQYDLALVLPNSVSSAVLAYLSGAKQRIGYDRQGRGFLLTDPVPPPRVKGKFVPQPMVDYYLKLCEATGAVVGSTTTEMFVDAESERRVEELFSTYRIGQKGGIVALAPGAAFGSSKLWDPKKFGRLADLLAERKNCDVLIVGGPNERPIAREIVAASRIKPVNLVEENLNLNLLKSIVKRCDLFVTVDSGPRHFAVAFDKPVVVLVGAIDPAYTNCNLQKTLIVKAENVDCAPCQKKRCPTDHRCMTEISSEMVFDAASRLLESYPRTATT
- a CDS encoding tetratricopeptide repeat protein, which translates into the protein MRRFLYATIAYALLVIALHLIGDRFSPLAGWGFYHLREFPRAVSFTACLLAALVCLPPLNNAVVSTLLKLKRRAASIKLPLSPHVLYLFIALASIGLFWAFRSGNLFLGDGVTVAKVARTDEAFRYYVGGWAGHITSHQVLDYWIGRMMHRMLAQTGFESFDTLALRSCIAGGIFVFAVLEIGHVLFDGLARRIAFSATVFTAGFMQLFFGYVETYSLATAFLALFCLATLLYARGKSPILLPVLLLAFSASLHLLMAGSGLALLFAYVYRSRQRGKFCKYEFAAMAAIPVAVAAVYFLIFHSMGFSFSDIFFPETRKDYEGVFFLGLMRKGYILERYTLFSLPHLIDIANEILLVAPFGLLLCLLSLPLWLTAERRKEPEPWILLLTAAVYLAITLTAAPLLGARKDWDVFAPPWIFITMLGAYLLIRFLPDRRVAGRILLIINTVSLLCAIPWIYSNAQIDLDEYLAHLGKGDFYQREGLDEQALQSYERALEINFSPELAYKTAGLRMKTGRVDGAAEILKQAIREENRSELAIFIEQEDAHYTLGSIYLAQGKHDAAIAQFQRALDLWRFRKNQAFTHAPDVSYHLGIAYLEKGNQEAAEQSLLDSIEAGDVPAAHLALARLYARDPLKQHLARKHLATYVQHNPADDAAAKLLEMLEETAGPPAGER
- a CDS encoding HAD family hydrolase — its product is MDTTSTRAVFLDRDGTIIEERGYLNHPDALELIEGAAEAVALLNRSGLKTIVVSNQSGVARGYFPESLVARVHGKMVALFNEKGARLDAIYYCPHHPCAGEPPYRKDCECRKPGIGMIDRAAREYSIDVSRSYLVGDKMSDVQTAVNAGCKAILVMTGYGKGEWEFNRERLKRAPDYLAADVIEAARWIIKDAAVDGN
- a CDS encoding SDR family oxidoreductase, which codes for MSKSRFSLEGKVALITGGSRGIGKAIVLEYARAGADIVVASRKLDACRACVEEIEKTGRHGLAVAAHTGKIDQIEKLADQALSQFGKIDILVNNAATNPHFGAIMDIEKAAWDKTFDVNLNGVFFLTQLVFSKWMRDHGGAVINMASVAGLRPAPMTGTYSVTKAALIMLTKVLAAELGAYNIRVNAIAPGFIRTDMSKAVWTSDFFQEEVKKIPVPRLGETEDLLGAALYLASDASSFVTGETIVVDGGAIHSGAGF